The Methanocella arvoryzae MRE50 DNA window TCATAGACTCGGAAATCACTGCCGAACTTGAACCCTGTCTTTGCCACGAGGCCTTTGTCCCTGAGATCGGTATACGTCTTAAGCTTGCCCACGAAAGAGGACTCGATCTGCAGCGCCTTTGCGGTGAAGTCGTCCGGGGTCATGATACGGCCTTCGTAATCCGTGACTTCTAGCTTGCCCCGCATGATCAGGTAGGCTGCCTCGACCAGCGAGAGCTGTAACCTTCGGTCGTCCATCGGATTACCGTAGAAACCATCCTGGTGCAGGCGAGTCGATACTTCGGTGTCCCAGATGACGACCCGGTCCTGCAGGAACGTGGCCGAGCCGGGCACCGGAGTTAACTGGACAGGCTCCATGCCGCCTTTTAGCACGTTGAACTTGACACCATAGTAGGTGATGTCGCTCTCCTCATCCACGATGGCGAGGACCATCTCTTTCCGGACGTTCAGGGCTGCCTGCAAATTGCTGATCAGCTGCTGCAGCGGCATCGGCTTGCGCTCTGTAACGACATGGACGAAGTACTTTGATGGCGCTACGTTGGGCTTGCCACCTCTCGGATAGACCCTGAAGTCAGTCACACTGGGCTGCACGTAGTAGCCCCGCTCCCGTAAATCTCTGTAGACGATGTACTTGAGCTCGAAGTACTCCTGCGCCTGAGATGCGGCGATGAAAAAGTCCCTGAACGAAAGCGATCTGCCCTCCTGGTCCACGCTGATGCGCTCCCGGTCCAGCAGGTAAGCCGCTTCCACCAGTGCCAGCTCCAGCGTCTCGCCTTTCAGGCGGCCGTAGTACTGGGCGTTGTACAGCTCGGCTACCGCCTCGCCGCCAAAGATCACTTTATCGCCTTTCAGGACTCCCTTCATGCTATCCATTGCGCCTTAGTTATTGGCCATAATATAAAAAGATTGAGCAGGGATTAAGATCATTTCAGGCATTGTCCGGGCAGTCAGGTACCGTTTACACAAAGTACACAAGGTACACGAAGTACACGAAGTTTTACGATAAGATCATATTACGGCATGCCGCTTTTACTATACTTAGTGTACCTTGTGTACTTCGTGTACTTCGTGTAAATGGTACGGGCACCCATAATAGAGATTTATAGAATGGCAATAATAGAACCTGGTCACTCGCCCTTGATCTCATCGAACGCCAGGTCTTCCCACTTGCGCAGCCCTTTGACGATGTCGAACTCCACGGGCGTCAAAACTGGCACGCCGAACCGCCCGGCGTCGTCGATGGCTACCCGGGGGCAGACCGTGGATACGTAGGCGTCGACCTTAAAAGATAGCAACCGGTCTGGCGTTATCTCTCGGATGGAGATTAGTGTAGCGTCGCCGGCGGTCTCTTTGATCCGGCGGGCGAGTTCGAGCCGTTTCTGACCGGTTTTTGTGCCGATGATGATGCCCCACTTTTTGGCGTCCATCGCTTTAGCCATGAGAGCGTACCGCTGCCTCATGATCTTTTCGACGTCGACCTTTCGGGCTTCGCCGGTAAAGGGGTCTGCTGCGATGACCGGGACTCCGGTGCTCAGCTGGGCGCCCATCGGGTGGAAGTTGCCGCTGCCTACATACAGGACTGTGTCCACGCCTGCCGGTGTGGCGCTGAAGTTGCAGCCCAGCAGCTGGCCGGGGTACGTGATCCGGGAGTCGCCTCTGGCGATCACCGGAGTCTTCCCCGCCTCGATAAGCAGCTGTTCCATCCTCTTGAGCATGTGGATGTGCTGGACAGTGGTGACGATGCCGACTTTCTGCCCGAGCAGCGGCAGAGCGTTCCTGATGGCCGTGTCAACCTCGACTTCGTGATGGTACTCGATGAAGACGATACGATCGTCGTCCATCAGCCGGGAGTGCCCGAAATGGAACAGGACGTCGACCATGTCCAGCAGGCTGTCGTCGATGTCGCAGGCGCCGTAGCACGGATCGCCGGATACGATTACGAGAGCGCCAGTCCTGGCCTCCACGTCTTTCGCAATGCCCGGGCCCTGCCTCTTCAGGCCCTCGGGAAACTGGAGCCCGATAGTCTTCGCCTTACGCTCCTCTATAATGCGGACAATACCGTCGACGTCGATCATAAACGGTTTTAGTTATGCATCCTTTTACTATATAGCTGCCGAGACGTGGGGAACAATATCTGAGTAGCCAGTATTTCCGGGCTCGTTGGTTTGAAGTTGCTATCTGCCCAGTGCTCTGCCGTTGCATGGACTCTCGTGGGTAGCACAAAGACACAAAAATCATTTTTTAGATGGACACGAAATGCCCGAAAGCTCTAAGTTCACGGCTAAACCGCGAATTGCACTAAGACACCGGTTAAAGCTCGAAGGCCACTAATACACGGCTTTAAAACACGAACAAGTTCCGCTAAAAGACGAAGACACCAAGTTAAAACAAACAACCATTTCGCCTTACCCCTGCCATGACGACTGCTACCTTACGGCTGTGCACCATAGTATTATAATAAAAAATAGGTTATATCTGCTATTGTTATAAGGCCGCCAGTCCCGCCAAGAGGCCAAGCAGTCTCATTATGAATAATGGGATATTCAGGTAAAGGCTATGAAAAATTGAAAGTTGGCCCTGTATAGGTCGAAAATACCGCCAAGAGCGCCAAGAAGCCAAGCTCGCCAAGAGCTATTTTTTCATGGAACGCCAAGGACTTTGTGATCAGTATCAGAAGATATCGCTAAAAATCTTGGCGTACTTGGCTCCTTGGCGTGCCTGGCGGTATTTTCGACTCACACAGGGCAAACATTAAATTTTTCATACTCTTACTTGAAAATACCCTTTCATCCACGAGTCTTTCCTGAAACATTTTTGACAGTTCCTTTGCTATGATATTCGCCTGTTGAATACCTGCGAATGCAGGCATTCTCAAGGCGATTCTCGACAGCCGATTTTCCCCCTCGTTCCTCTGGCCCCTCACCTTCCCCCTCTCAGACCTCCTGACCTCCCTGACCTCCCAGTTTGAAAAGTCTCCCTGATCTCCCGGCACTCCCCAATCTCCCATTTTCCATGGTACGGATACGCAAGCCGGATGACAACGACATAATCAGGATACCGTTAAACGATGGCAACTGCTTGTTCAACCGTGTTTTAGTTTGGTGTCTTCGAGCATTCGCGGAACTTGTTCGTATTTTAAGACCGTGCCCTTTGTGCATTATGTCGATTAATTGTGATTTCGTGCAGTTCGCGTTTTAGCCGTGTACCTTAGAGCCTTAGAGTTTTAGTGTCCCTCTAAAAAAGTAGTTTAGTGTTTTCGTGCTACGCACGCAAGCCCAAACAACAGTGTAACACTGGACCACCCAATGCACTATAAGAAATGCGATATGGGCTGCATAGAACGACCTTAGATCTGGTAGAATAGTAAATCGGACGACACGGGCGGGTTGTCGCTCAACCCATTTTATGATTGGCGCTAAAAATTCGGCAATATAGCAATTTTTCAGAATTTTTATATGGCATTTGTTTTATAAAAGTATGCTAAACAAGGTATTGCAAGTAGAAGCCCCTGTGGCTCAGTTGGCTAGAGCGGCTGACATGTAATCAGCAGTGCGGTAGTTCAAATCTATCCGGGGGCTCCATATTATCCAACAAATACAGCAATTTGGCAGCCAGCATGTGACGGCAGGCGTGGGGTATGTCTGCCGCCATGTGATTGTAAGATCATGGTCACGCGCAAAATATTAATACAGCAATCGACATTTTATTCTCGCTTACAATGCCTCTGTGGCTTAGCCCGGTATAGCGGCTGACTTGTAATCAGCAGGTCGCGAGTTCAAATCTCGCCGGAGGCTCTTTTTACTTTTAAAATCAAATTTATTGTCTATTTGCTAAAATGGTTCTGTTTCGAAGTGTAGATGTAATAATACAAATTTATACGTATTTGGCATTACATGCTGACTCGTACGATTCTTTAGATACATTAATTCCGAACAGTATAAACGTTTTAGTACTTATACCCATGATGCAAAATAAGTGATATTAGCTAAGCATCCTTTGAACTAATAGAAATTATTTATATAATGGTTAGTTCAATGATGTTAATGCGATAATATGAATGAAAAAACTCGCAAGATTTTTATGGGTATTTGTTTTCTCCTGATGGGGATAAGCTTTGTAGGCATTACAATTTTGGAAAAGACAATTATTACCTGGGATTTGCATACAGCATTTTATATATTCCGCTTTACAATTGGTATTATCTCAGTTATAGCGAGTGGTTACATATTATTACCAATTATATATTATATGCTAATAAAAAGATCGTCGTAGTCTATGCGATTCAATATATGGGGACAGAGTTCCAACTAAAAACTATTTTTCCATTTCCGTATTATTGTACGTCGCTCGGTTGTTGTGTTTATTATATTACCTATCTGATCCACGCCATGCCCTTCGTAGCGTCATGCCATAGATTACCTCATGCATGTCCATATACGGTCAAGGAGAGAGCCGCGATCTTTTAACGTGGCCGTACTTTTGCCCTTGCCCTACTCGGTGTCGTCGCAACCCATAATACGCCGGCCTGCTTTACACCCCTACACCCGGTCCCCGCTCATAAATTGATATTTTCGAGCATAGAACTCACCCACCTCCGGGGCACAGTCCATCGTTTAAAGGTTGCAACTTAGCCCGCTCCATCTAAAGTCTAAAAATATACCTGCAAGTTCGAGGTCTGGCCATTGGCTTCCAACAGGCAGATCCAGGCGAAATATTGGATACTCTTCAAGGAAAGCGGCTGGTAAAAGAACCACATGCCAGCGATAGGAAAAGGCGTTGATTCAATGGTCGAGTATACGCTTATCCACTAACCGATAGTATTATTAACACATAACCTGGAAACATTAGATAATTTACCCAGCAATGCCAGTTAAATAAGAGGTTTAGAATGATACACGGTGGATGCCTCAGGCTATCGAACATTTCTCTGGTCGCTATTCTAATACTGATCTTTTCAATCACTATAGTTGCAGATACTGCAAATGCCTCACCGAACGCCTATATACCTACAAGAGACAACACCGTTGTAGTACTTGATGCGTATTATGGCACCTATATTTATACGATACCGGTAGGTATCGACCCCAGGGGCATAGCTGTAAGCCCTGACGGGTTAACAGCATATGTGGCCAATTATGGTAGCGGCACGGTTTCGGTGATCGACACCACATCCAAGACAGTTAAAGCAAACGTTACAGTAGGAGCCAATCCATATGGCGTTGCGATTAATGGCGATGGATCAAGAGTGTATGTGACAAATTATGGCAGCGGTACAGTATCGGTGATTTCGACGACAGGCAACCAGGTCACTGCCACTATACCAGTAGGTTTAAATCCTGTAGGTGTGGTTGTATCCCCGGATGGAACGAGAGTATATGTAGCAAATTCAGGAACAAATACTGTTTCTATTATCAGTACGGCGGATAATTCAGTTACCGATAGATTAGTGGGTACTGCCCCCAGAGGAATAGCGATAACCCCCAACGGGTTAAAAGTGTACGTAGCAAATTATGGTAGCTCCACCGTTTCGGTCATAAATACCGTTAGTGATACTGTTGCACCAATACCAATATATGTAGGAGAAAACCCTACAGGCGTTACCGTAGCCACTAACGGCCGCTGGGCTTACGTGACAAATCCGAAAGAGAATACTGTTTCAGCAATCGATACTGTAACTGATTTTGAAGAACAAGAACATACTATACCTGTAGGAACCGGCCCCGCGGGTATAGCGAAAGTCCCTGGCGAAAACAGTGTATTTGTGGTGAACACCGGGAGCAACAGTATTACGATCATCGATACTAATAGCAATTCAGTCAGGCATCATTTTAGCATAGGTACCACGCCGTCCGCCTTCGGCGAGTTTATAGGTATCTCGCATAACCAGGCTCCTGTGCTGAGCACGATCGGTGACAAAGTCGTGAATGAACTGGAACCCTTAGCGTTCAACGCTTCAGCCACAGACTCCGACGTACCGGCTCAGACGCTGTACTATTACCTCACTGGCAGTGTCCCGACAGGTGCCAGTATACACCCGGCTACCGGCGAATTCTTCTGGACACCCACAGAAGCCCATGGGCCCGGCGCATACACGTTTACCATCGTAGTATCGGATGGTATGTCTTTTGACAGCGAGACAATTAACGTCACGGTCAATGAAGTCAACCAGGCCCCCGTTCTGGCTGAGATAGGCAATAAAGCAGTGAACGAAGAAGCTACGCTCTCATTTACGGCAACCGCAGTAGATACAGACATGCCGGCCAACAATTTAACTTACTCACTGGTAAACGCCCCTGCAGGTGCAAGTATCGACCAGTCTTCCGGTGTCTTCACCTGGACACCCACAGAAGCCCAGGGACCCGGCACCTACACGTTCACAGTATGCGTATCCGACGGCTCTCTGGCTGATACAGAGGACATCATGGTTACGGTAGATGAGGTAAATACCGCCCCAGTACTTGCCATAATTGGTGGAAAGACTGTAGATGAAGGGACCGCTTTAGCCTTTACTGTCAGCGCATCCGATTCGGACCTGCCAGCCCAGGCCCTGACCTTTTCGCTCGCCGGAGCCCCCACAGGAGCGAGCATAGATGAGACGACGGGAGCATTCACGTGGACACCGACCGAAGCCCAGGGTCCAAACTCGTATACGTTTGATATCGTAGTCTCTGATGGCCTCGTGGCGGATAGCGAGACGATCACTGTTACAGTAAACGAGGTCAACGCCGATCCCGTACTGTCAGGAGTGCCGGCATCGCTTTCCTGCGATGAGCTGACTGCCTGTACGTTCACAGCTTCCGCCACAGACTCAGACATGCCGGCCCAAACAGTGACGTTCTCGTTGTCCGGCGCCCCGGCGGGAGCGAGCATAAACGCCGGGACAGGCGCGTTCACCTGGACACCCACAGAGGCCCAGGGACCTGGCAGTTACACATTTAGCGTGGTAGCATCCGATGGCGTAACGACCGACAGCCAGAGCATCACGATCACGGTTAACGAGGTTAACGTAGCCCCGGTGCTCGGCGCCATCGGCGATCAGACGGTGAACGAAGGGGAGGCTTTAACATTCACGGCTTCAGCCACAGACTCCGACCTGCCCGCCCAGACCCTGATCTTCTCGCTGTCCGGCGCCCCGGCAGGAGCAAGCATAGACATGAATACAGGAGTATTCACCTGGATGCCGAACGAAGCCCAGGGACCCGACTCCTACACGTTTAACGTCGTCGTATCAGATGGGCTGCATACGGATAGCGAGGAGATCACTGTCACCGTAAACGAAGTAAACCAGGCACCAGTGCTCAACGTGATAAGCGATTGGACGACGAATGAAGAGACACTGCTAACATTCACGGCGACCGCATCTGATCCTGACTTGCCGGCTCAAACGCTGAGTTTCAGCCTCGCCGGCAGTGTTCCGGCAGGAGCGGCGATAGACTCTGCGGGGACTTTCACCTGGACACCGACAGAGGCCCAGGGACCCGGCAGCTACACCTTTGAGGTAGTAGTCTCGGATGGCCTGGCTACCGACAGCCAGGAGATCACGATCACAGTAAATGAGGTTCTGAAATACCTGAACGTCTCCTCGAACCAGTCCAGTCTTATTGTAGGCCGTCAGACCGCAGTCCTGTTTACAGTAACCTCCGCGGATTTGCCGGTCGAAGGAGCTACAATCACTCTGACCGGCAACGCCACAGGTACAGGATTGACAGGCTCTTCGGGCACTGCAGTGATAATCGTAAATTCTAGTTCAGCAGGCAGTATTACCATAACAGTGAGCAAGGCAGGATATGAAACCGAAATTGCAACCCTGAAGGCCATTGTTCCTCTGCCAGCCTCCGGCGGCAGGCCTGTAACTATCAGTATGGATGAGATGTACACCCGGCCGACACCGACTCCCATACCGACGGTGACACCAATCGCAACAGCGACTCCGGTGTCTACTGTTACACCTACGTCAGAAACGGTAATTACCCCGGCTCCGGCGGTCAACTCGACCCCTACAGCATCTTCGGCTCCCGGCAGCCAGGCACTGCCGGTCGGCCCGATCGTCTGGGTCCATTCAATTGCTATTACCGCCGCCGGAATTCTGGTAGCCTGGTATTTACTGGTGTGGAAAAAATAGTACCGTTTAGCGGATACGTTATCCGCTAAAACTCTTTTTTATTTGCTTTTAGGTATTGCAGCCTCACGTATAGCGTATTAACATGTGTCACTTTTCTGACTGTCTTAATTCGCAAATTTTAATACCCTTGCCACACTATGACATACTGGTTATCAATAAACGATAGCCTGCACAGTCGTGATAAAACTTTCAATCAATCTATAATGATTAGAGCAGCAACCTTAAATCAGGTGAAAGTATACAGATTATCGGATATCAGTTAATATCAGTTGTCAAGTCACCAGTTACAGAGAAGGTAAACTCATGCAGGAACGAATCAAGGAAGTGGCCGCCCGGATAAAGGAGCTCAGGGAAATCCTGGACATCAGCCAGGAAAGCATGGCTTCCGATCTCCGGATAAGTCAGGATACTTACCGCAGGTACGAGAACGGCGAAGAGGATATTCCAGCGAGCATCCTCTACGAGATCTCGAGAAAGCTGGGTGTCGAGATGAGCATTCTCCTCACGGGCGAAGCCCCCAGGATGCACTATTTCACCGTGACCAGAAAAGGGCAGGGAGTAAGTGTCGAGCGGAGGAAGCAGTACAAGTACCAGAACCTCGCAGCCAACTTTATAAACAAGAAGGCCGAGCCTTTCATCGTCACGGTAGAGCCGAAGCCCGAAAGCACTCCGGTGCATACCAATTCTCACCCGGGGCAGGAGTTCAACCTGATTCTCGAGGGAAGCCTTAAACTATTCATCAAAGACCACGAGATCGTCCTCGAAGAAGGCGACTCCATCTATTTCGACTCAAGCTGCGATCACGCCATGGTAGCGCTGAATAACAAGCCTGCCAGATTTCTCGCCATCATAATGTGAGGTATAGAGGTAAAAAAATGTCATTGTTACACAAGTTCCTGGACAGGACCGAATTCAATTCTTACGAAGATTTCAGACAGAACCTCAAGATCAAAGTCCCTGAAAACTTCAACTTCGCCTATGATGTCGTAGACGTCTACGCCAGAGAGAGCCCCGACAAGATCGCCCTCGTCTGGTGCGACGACTTCGGCGGAGAGAAGATCATCAGCTTCTCCGAAATGAAGCTGATGAGCGACAGGGCAGCCAATCTGTTCAAGAGCATCGGGATCAGAAAGGGCGACGCGGTCATGTTAGCCCTCAAGGGCAGGTATGAATGGTGGCCCATCATGCTCGCGCTCCACAGGATCGGTGCGATCGCCATCCCTGCCACCCACATGCTCACGACTAAAGATATCGTGTACAGGCTAAAGCTCGCCGATATCAAGATGATGATAGCGGCAGAGGACAAATACCTCGTTCCGGCAGTCGACGCTGCCCAGAAAGAGTGCCCGGACATCCTTAAGTATAAAGTGGTTGTGAACGGCAATCATCCCGGCTGGATCGACTTTGATACAGAGGTAGAGAAGGCTGGTGATCACTTCGAGCGGCCGACCGGCGAAGAGGCCACGAAGAATGAGGACATCTCTATCCTGTACTTCACCTCGGGAACTACCGGCATGCCCAAGATGGTGGTGCACGACTTCGCCTACCCGCTGGGGCATATCCTCACGGCAAAGTACTGGCAGAACGTCATGGACAACGGCCTCCACTACACGGTGGCAGATACCGGGTGGGCAAAGGCAGTCTGGGGCAAAATATACGGCCAGTGGATAGCAGGCACGGCCGTATTCGCCTACGACTACGAGCAGTTCAACCCTGTGAACCTGCTGGAGATGAACCAGAAATACAAGGTCACCACTTTCTGTGCCCCGCCCACAATCTACAGGTTCCTCATCAACGAGGACATGTCGAAGTACGACTTCTCCCACCTCAAGTACTGTGTGGTAGCAGGCGAGCCCCTCAACCCGGAGGTATATAACAAGTGGCTTAAGCTCACCGGCATCCGGCTGATGGAAGGCTACGGACAGACTGAAATGACGGTCTCGATCGCCACCTACCCGTGGATGAATCCCAAGCCCGGTTCCATGGGCAAGCCCTCCCCGGGCTACAATATCGTCCTCCTCAACGCGCTGGGTAAACCATGCGAAGTCGGAGAAGAAGGCGAGATCGTCATCGATACCAGCAAAGGGATGCCAGTGGGCCTGTTCAAAGGCTACTACCGCGACGAGGCGCGGACGAAGTCCATCTGGAACAATGGCCTCTATTATACAGGCGACATGGCCTGGATGGATGAAGACGGCTACATGTGGTTCGTCGGCAGGTCTGACGACGTCATCAAGAGCTCCGGCTACAGAATCGGCCCCTTCGAAGTCGAAAGTGCCCTAATCCAGCACCCGGCGGTCGTGGAGTGCGCGATCACGGCAGTGCCCGACGAAATCAGGGGACAGGTCGTCAAGGCTACAGTCGTCCTTAAAAAGGGCTACGACCCATGTGACGCCCTGAAGAAAGAGCTCCAGGACCACGTGAAGAAGGTCACAGCGCCTTACAAGTACCCCAGGATCGTCGAGTTCGTCCCCGCCCTGCCCAAGACTATCAGCGGCAAAATCCGCAGGGTGGAGATCAGGGACAAGGATAAGGCAGCTTAACAATGCAGATGGAAAACAGGCAAATGTAGAGCCGGAGTTTTCAAAGGCTCTACAATACTTTTTCTTTAATTGCCTGCCGAACAGTAGCTATTTAATTGTTTGTAATAAATCATACTAATGCAGGTTTTA harbors:
- the endA gene encoding tRNA-intron lyase, which encodes MDSMKGVLKGDKVIFGGEAVAELYNAQYYGRLKGETLELALVEAAYLLDRERISVDQEGRSLSFRDFFIAASQAQEYFELKYIVYRDLRERGYYVQPSVTDFRVYPRGGKPNVAPSKYFVHVVTERKPMPLQQLISNLQAALNVRKEMVLAIVDEESDITYYGVKFNVLKGGMEPVQLTPVPGSATFLQDRVVIWDTEVSTRLHQDGFYGNPMDDRRLQLSLVEAAYLIMRGKLEVTDYEGRIMTPDDFTAKALQIESSFVGKLKTYTDLRDKGLVAKTGFKFGSDFRVYEKIETIEKIPHSKYLVGYVENDHVYQMQDLSRSIRLANSVRKDMVFAFDRSGIQYFSLGRIKL
- the dph2 gene encoding diphthamide biosynthesis enzyme Dph2, whose protein sequence is MIDVDGIVRIIEERKAKTIGLQFPEGLKRQGPGIAKDVEARTGALVIVSGDPCYGACDIDDSLLDMVDVLFHFGHSRLMDDDRIVFIEYHHEVEVDTAIRNALPLLGQKVGIVTTVQHIHMLKRMEQLLIEAGKTPVIARGDSRITYPGQLLGCNFSATPAGVDTVLYVGSGNFHPMGAQLSTGVPVIAADPFTGEARKVDVEKIMRQRYALMAKAMDAKKWGIIIGTKTGQKRLELARRIKETAGDATLISIREITPDRLLSFKVDAYVSTVCPRVAIDDAGRFGVPVLTPVEFDIVKGLRKWEDLAFDEIKGE
- a CDS encoding AMP-binding protein; this translates as MSLLHKFLDRTEFNSYEDFRQNLKIKVPENFNFAYDVVDVYARESPDKIALVWCDDFGGEKIISFSEMKLMSDRAANLFKSIGIRKGDAVMLALKGRYEWWPIMLALHRIGAIAIPATHMLTTKDIVYRLKLADIKMMIAAEDKYLVPAVDAAQKECPDILKYKVVVNGNHPGWIDFDTEVEKAGDHFERPTGEEATKNEDISILYFTSGTTGMPKMVVHDFAYPLGHILTAKYWQNVMDNGLHYTVADTGWAKAVWGKIYGQWIAGTAVFAYDYEQFNPVNLLEMNQKYKVTTFCAPPTIYRFLINEDMSKYDFSHLKYCVVAGEPLNPEVYNKWLKLTGIRLMEGYGQTEMTVSIATYPWMNPKPGSMGKPSPGYNIVLLNALGKPCEVGEEGEIVIDTSKGMPVGLFKGYYRDEARTKSIWNNGLYYTGDMAWMDEDGYMWFVGRSDDVIKSSGYRIGPFEVESALIQHPAVVECAITAVPDEIRGQVVKATVVLKKGYDPCDALKKELQDHVKKVTAPYKYPRIVEFVPALPKTISGKIRRVEIRDKDKAA
- a CDS encoding helix-turn-helix domain-containing protein translates to MQERIKEVAARIKELREILDISQESMASDLRISQDTYRRYENGEEDIPASILYEISRKLGVEMSILLTGEAPRMHYFTVTRKGQGVSVERRKQYKYQNLAANFINKKAEPFIVTVEPKPESTPVHTNSHPGQEFNLILEGSLKLFIKDHEIVLEEGDSIYFDSSCDHAMVALNNKPARFLAIIM
- a CDS encoding putative Ig domain-containing protein, encoding MIHGGCLRLSNISLVAILILIFSITIVADTANASPNAYIPTRDNTVVVLDAYYGTYIYTIPVGIDPRGIAVSPDGLTAYVANYGSGTVSVIDTTSKTVKANVTVGANPYGVAINGDGSRVYVTNYGSGTVSVISTTGNQVTATIPVGLNPVGVVVSPDGTRVYVANSGTNTVSIISTADNSVTDRLVGTAPRGIAITPNGLKVYVANYGSSTVSVINTVSDTVAPIPIYVGENPTGVTVATNGRWAYVTNPKENTVSAIDTVTDFEEQEHTIPVGTGPAGIAKVPGENSVFVVNTGSNSITIIDTNSNSVRHHFSIGTTPSAFGEFIGISHNQAPVLSTIGDKVVNELEPLAFNASATDSDVPAQTLYYYLTGSVPTGASIHPATGEFFWTPTEAHGPGAYTFTIVVSDGMSFDSETINVTVNEVNQAPVLAEIGNKAVNEEATLSFTATAVDTDMPANNLTYSLVNAPAGASIDQSSGVFTWTPTEAQGPGTYTFTVCVSDGSLADTEDIMVTVDEVNTAPVLAIIGGKTVDEGTALAFTVSASDSDLPAQALTFSLAGAPTGASIDETTGAFTWTPTEAQGPNSYTFDIVVSDGLVADSETITVTVNEVNADPVLSGVPASLSCDELTACTFTASATDSDMPAQTVTFSLSGAPAGASINAGTGAFTWTPTEAQGPGSYTFSVVASDGVTTDSQSITITVNEVNVAPVLGAIGDQTVNEGEALTFTASATDSDLPAQTLIFSLSGAPAGASIDMNTGVFTWMPNEAQGPDSYTFNVVVSDGLHTDSEEITVTVNEVNQAPVLNVISDWTTNEETLLTFTATASDPDLPAQTLSFSLAGSVPAGAAIDSAGTFTWTPTEAQGPGSYTFEVVVSDGLATDSQEITITVNEVLKYLNVSSNQSSLIVGRQTAVLFTVTSADLPVEGATITLTGNATGTGLTGSSGTAVIIVNSSSAGSITITVSKAGYETEIATLKAIVPLPASGGRPVTISMDEMYTRPTPTPIPTVTPIATATPVSTVTPTSETVITPAPAVNSTPTASSAPGSQALPVGPIVWVHSIAITAAGILVAWYLLVWKK